One genomic window of Leptolyngbya sp. 'hensonii' includes the following:
- a CDS encoding Ycf66 family protein, with the protein MINLGLNPASLLGIALAVAGAGLYFLRTIRPELSRDHDIFFAAVGLLTGLILLSQGWRLDPILQFGQFLLAGSAGFFAFESIRMRGVTAEQAKRNTPIIDEDRPASRNYEYQAYEYQTAELYDELNPADERPVRPRIRGARDARNSRADDYRVDSYGESEGRERRRTATRSSGRDRGSERMVDERAAGERAPGESDRPRKRRPRTLEDRLSSQVEDRDAASETSARSARSERKSTRSTDRDRSESRDITDVASKPRRSRPASNSTRSRSGIDRPATADYADYEPIEGDQED; encoded by the coding sequence ATGATCAACCTCGGATTAAATCCAGCAAGTTTGTTAGGAATTGCCCTTGCTGTTGCGGGAGCGGGTCTTTACTTCCTACGCACCATTCGTCCAGAGCTCTCCAGGGACCACGACATTTTTTTTGCTGCCGTCGGGCTTTTGACCGGCCTGATTCTTCTGTCCCAGGGATGGCGTCTAGACCCAATTCTTCAATTTGGGCAGTTTCTCTTGGCTGGGTCTGCAGGTTTCTTTGCTTTTGAAAGCATCCGGATGCGGGGAGTCACCGCAGAGCAGGCAAAACGTAATACACCTATCATTGACGAAGATAGACCTGCCAGCCGGAATTACGAGTATCAGGCTTATGAATATCAAACTGCAGAGCTGTACGATGAGCTGAATCCAGCCGATGAGCGGCCCGTTCGGCCCCGCATCCGGGGAGCCAGAGATGCGCGCAATAGCCGAGCTGATGACTATCGTGTTGATAGCTATGGGGAGTCTGAAGGCCGGGAACGGCGGCGTACTGCCACTCGTAGCAGCGGCAGAGATCGAGGCAGTGAGCGCATGGTAGACGAGAGAGCTGCAGGGGAAAGAGCCCCAGGGGAGAGCGATCGTCCCCGTAAACGGCGGCCCCGGACTCTGGAAGATCGGCTTTCTAGCCAGGTTGAAGATCGGGATGCAGCCAGTGAAACATCGGCCCGCTCCGCTCGTAGCGAACGGAAATCAACCCGGTCTACTGATCGAGATCGTTCAGAAAGCCGAGATATCACCGATGTTGCCAGCAAACCTCGCCGGAGTCGGCCAGCTTCCAATAGTACCCGCAGCCGTTCTGGCATCGATCGGCCAGCTACCGCAGACTATGCTGACTATGAGCCGATCGAAGGGGATCAAGAGGATTGA
- a CDS encoding chlorophyll a/b-binding protein, which yields MTPTPPNPPEPDNRPEPAFGWTAYAEQINGRFAMIGFLMLLVMELFTHQDFFTWLGLR from the coding sequence ATGACCCCAACTCCCCCCAACCCACCAGAACCAGACAACCGCCCAGAACCGGCCTTCGGTTGGACGGCTTACGCTGAGCAGATAAATGGCCGCTTCGCCATGATCGGCTTTCTGATGCTGCTGGTAATGGAACTATTTACCCACCAAGATTTTTTCACCTGGCTCGGCTTGCGTTAG
- a CDS encoding succinate dehydrogenase/fumarate reductase iron-sulfur subunit: MQVSFKISRQSQNALPWNQTYVLEVEPGFTILDCLNQIKWELDGSLAFRKNCRNTICGSCAVRINGRSALACKENVGSELARLPVTGLQGENSTTIPEITIAPMGNMPVIKDLVVDMQSFWTNLKAVDPYVSTAARRVPEREFLQTPAQRDRLNQTGNCILCGACYSECNARETNPEFVGPHALAKAFRVLADSRDGQMDARLEKYNQGIQGVWGCTRCYYCNAVCPMDVAPMDQIGYLKSEILDRKDAQSSRSIRHRKTLIELVKQGGWIDERRFGLQVVANSFRDLQGLASLGPLGLRMLVRGKFPLSFEPSQGTETVKALIELVQAMDAEGEALSLDTGHAGEIFLKG, from the coding sequence ATGCAAGTTTCCTTCAAAATATCTCGACAGTCCCAAAATGCTTTGCCCTGGAATCAAACCTATGTGCTGGAGGTTGAACCAGGCTTCACCATTTTGGACTGTTTAAACCAGATTAAATGGGAACTAGATGGGAGTCTGGCGTTCCGGAAAAATTGCCGTAACACGATTTGTGGCAGTTGTGCGGTACGGATAAATGGTCGCTCTGCCCTGGCTTGTAAGGAGAATGTGGGGTCTGAACTGGCCCGTCTACCAGTGACTGGCCTGCAAGGGGAAAATTCTACGACAATTCCAGAGATTACGATCGCGCCCATGGGCAATATGCCCGTGATCAAAGATCTGGTGGTAGATATGCAGAGCTTTTGGACAAATCTGAAAGCGGTGGATCCCTACGTCAGTACCGCAGCCCGTCGGGTGCCAGAGCGGGAATTCCTTCAGACTCCAGCCCAACGCGATCGTTTGAACCAAACTGGAAACTGTATTCTCTGTGGGGCTTGCTATTCTGAGTGCAACGCCAGGGAAACCAATCCTGAGTTTGTGGGTCCCCATGCCCTAGCCAAGGCCTTTCGGGTTCTGGCTGATTCCCGTGATGGCCAGATGGATGCGCGGCTGGAAAAATATAATCAAGGTATACAGGGGGTCTGGGGTTGTACCCGTTGTTATTACTGCAATGCTGTCTGTCCTATGGATGTGGCACCCATGGACCAGATTGGCTATTTGAAGAGCGAAATTCTGGATCGAAAAGATGCCCAATCTAGCCGCTCCATCCGTCATCGCAAAACCCTGATCGAGTTAGTGAAGCAGGGGGGTTGGATTGATGAGCGCCGATTTGGGTTACAGGTTGTGGCTAACTCTTTTCGAGACTTGCAGGGATTGGCCAGTCTAGGTCCCCTGGGGTTAAGGATGTTAGTTCGTGGTAAATTTCCTTTGAGCTTCGAACCCTCCCAGGGGACTGAAACCGTCAAGGCCCTGATTGAGCTGGTTCAAGCGATGGACGCAGAGGGTGAAGCCCTATCCCTCGATACAGGGCATGCTGGTGAAATTTTCTTGAAAGGATAG
- a CDS encoding AbrB family transcriptional regulator — protein sequence MTETATTPLTGKALLQRIKELADVPVREKAKRCGYYTVAKNNQVRVNVADFYSALLEARGIALSPESSKDGRGREPTYRVSVHKNYQIVIGATYTQAMGLKPGDVFEIKLGYKHIHLIQMDSDKNGVKDSIEDDENE from the coding sequence ATGACAGAAACGGCGACAACTCCATTAACGGGAAAGGCCCTGCTTCAAAGAATAAAAGAACTTGCAGATGTACCTGTACGCGAAAAAGCAAAGCGTTGTGGGTATTACACTGTAGCAAAGAATAATCAAGTTCGAGTCAATGTTGCAGATTTCTACAGTGCTTTACTAGAGGCTAGGGGTATAGCTTTAAGCCCAGAAAGTTCCAAAGATGGTAGAGGCCGTGAGCCTACCTATCGAGTTAGTGTGCATAAAAACTATCAGATTGTTATTGGAGCTACCTACACTCAAGCAATGGGTCTCAAACCGGGTGACGTATTTGAGATTAAGCTAGGCTATAAGCATATCCATTTAATTCAGATGGATAGTGATAAAAATGGGGTTAAGGATTCCATTGAGGATGATGAAAATGAGTAG
- a CDS encoding type II CAAX endopeptidase family protein, giving the protein MQVFNLVISFIGQLLTETPALAGVSVFFILWLALWLPIGIPLAAFLSWHPGKPLTVQQKLPLLASLYLVIPLVFWVVTKAQSIPFSAYGLAWDRGTLTSLSWGLAVSLLSLIVLFSLEKLLGWMQWQPQETGRLISVALPMFFLAMWVGGTEELIFRGFLQTHLQQGYAAGVAAAIGSLIFAFSHMLWEGRAAVPQLPGLWLMGMVLVLARWVDAGNLGLAWGLHAGWVWGIVTLDTAALITYPPQAPAWLTGLDQKPLAGFLGLLLMVGTGVGLWVWRSALP; this is encoded by the coding sequence ATGCAGGTATTTAATCTAGTCATCAGCTTCATTGGACAATTGCTGACGGAGACTCCAGCTTTAGCAGGGGTTTCAGTATTTTTTATATTGTGGTTAGCCCTGTGGCTGCCGATCGGGATTCCGCTGGCAGCTTTCCTCTCATGGCATCCTGGCAAACCACTGACAGTCCAGCAGAAATTACCCCTGTTAGCGTCCCTCTATCTGGTGATCCCCCTGGTCTTTTGGGTGGTTACAAAAGCACAATCCATCCCTTTTTCCGCCTACGGCTTAGCTTGGGATCGAGGAACTTTAACATCCTTGAGTTGGGGATTAGCCGTTAGTTTACTCAGTCTCATCGTGCTGTTTTCCCTGGAAAAATTGTTGGGGTGGATGCAATGGCAACCCCAGGAAACAGGTCGGTTAATTTCGGTTGCCCTGCCCATGTTTTTCCTGGCCATGTGGGTTGGGGGAACCGAGGAACTCATTTTTCGAGGTTTTTTACAGACCCACTTGCAACAGGGTTATGCTGCGGGGGTAGCCGCCGCGATCGGGAGCCTGATTTTTGCCTTTTCCCACATGCTCTGGGAGGGACGAGCCGCTGTCCCTCAACTTCCCGGCCTCTGGCTCATGGGCATGGTCCTGGTCCTGGCCCGTTGGGTGGATGCTGGGAACCTGGGGCTGGCCTGGGGGCTCCATGCCGGTTGGGTCTGGGGCATTGTTACCCTGGATACGGCTGCACTCATCACCTACCCTCCTCAAGCCCCAGCCTGGTTAACTGGCCTTGACCAGAAACCCCTAGCTGGATTCCTGGGGCTCTTGCTGATGGTGGGCACAGGTGTGGGATTGTGGGTTTGGAGATCAGCCCTCCCGTAG
- a CDS encoding cobalt-precorrin-8X methylmutase, with product MSLSLHPIMEQSFAVVDREIGDHSFTPAEYAIVRRVIYSTADFDFKHLIRFSPGAIEGAIVALRQGRPIITDVGMVKQGIVGLVRHTFNNPLISAVEGVETALPGRTRTETGMIRCFEQYPDAVFAIGNAPTALIALCDLLRDSVVQPALVIGAPVGFISVVESKALLAETPVPQIRIEGRKGGSPATVAIVNALLTLAFDLREG from the coding sequence ATGTCTCTGTCCCTCCATCCCATCATGGAACAAAGTTTCGCGGTGGTCGATCGGGAAATTGGGGATCATTCCTTTACCCCAGCCGAATATGCCATCGTCCGTCGTGTCATTTACAGTACGGCCGATTTCGACTTCAAACACCTGATACGATTCAGCCCTGGTGCCATTGAGGGCGCGATCGTGGCCCTCCGGCAGGGCCGACCTATCATTACGGACGTGGGGATGGTCAAACAGGGCATTGTGGGGCTGGTCCGTCATACCTTCAACAATCCCTTGATCAGTGCCGTGGAAGGCGTGGAAACGGCCTTACCAGGAAGAACCCGGACCGAAACTGGCATGATCCGGTGTTTTGAGCAATACCCGGATGCAGTTTTTGCGATCGGCAATGCCCCTACTGCTCTGATAGCGCTCTGTGATTTGCTCCGGGATTCTGTTGTACAACCAGCCCTGGTGATTGGGGCTCCGGTTGGCTTTATCTCGGTGGTGGAATCCAAAGCCCTGCTGGCTGAAACCCCTGTGCCTCAGATCCGGATCGAAGGTCGTAAAGGAGGCTCACCCGCAACCGTTGCGATCGTCAATGCCCTTCTGACCCTGGCCTTCGATCTACGGGAGGGCTGA
- a CDS encoding DUF1868 domain-containing protein — protein MTLPEAYQANAQHIQPSPKFQPQSPGEPWRAVPFPGYTIITPPWEDEVKNGPFYSRLKQVQQQLLEKLPPNLLIPVPPESFHMTLADLIWDTAYQHAQEKPEFEAQLCDCTARIFQQYESADRQVHAMGWQILGFLLMTRAIGVCLAPKEEHSYEEIVQFRRAIYQNPELIALGIEQQYHLTAHVTLGYLGDVPSDLDQDSPESKAFASHLSHTLTDLNQQWLNDEPHELLIHQAELRKFDDMNRYYRHEGWPVVKF, from the coding sequence ATGACATTGCCGGAAGCTTACCAGGCTAATGCTCAGCACATCCAACCATCTCCTAAATTTCAGCCCCAGTCTCCAGGAGAGCCGTGGAGGGCCGTGCCGTTTCCCGGCTACACCATCATCACGCCCCCCTGGGAAGATGAAGTTAAGAATGGGCCGTTTTACAGCCGTCTGAAACAGGTTCAACAACAGTTACTGGAAAAACTGCCGCCGAATCTGCTGATCCCAGTGCCGCCAGAGAGCTTTCACATGACTCTGGCCGATTTGATTTGGGATACGGCTTATCAGCATGCCCAAGAAAAGCCTGAGTTTGAAGCGCAACTGTGCGATTGTACAGCTCGGATTTTTCAGCAGTATGAATCGGCAGACAGACAGGTTCATGCCATGGGCTGGCAAATTTTGGGATTTCTACTCATGACCCGGGCGATCGGGGTTTGTCTGGCTCCGAAGGAGGAGCACTCCTATGAGGAGATTGTGCAGTTTCGTCGGGCCATTTACCAGAATCCCGAATTAATTGCCCTGGGGATCGAACAGCAGTACCACCTGACGGCTCATGTGACCCTGGGATACCTGGGAGATGTGCCGTCGGATCTGGATCAGGACAGTCCTGAATCCAAAGCCTTTGCCAGTCATCTGAGTCATACCCTGACGGACCTGAATCAACAATGGTTGAATGACGAGCCCCATGAGTTGCTGATCCATCAGGCAGAACTGCGCAAGTTTGACGATATGAATCGCTACTATCGTCATGAAGGCTGGCCCGTGGTCAAGTTCTAA
- the holA gene encoding DNA polymerase III subunit delta: MPIYFYWGEDEFAIAQAVKKLHDRTLDPAWASFNYDKILPDQTDPVIQGLNQAMTPPFGNGSRLVWLVNTTLGQQCPEAVLQELERTLPYLPETSVLLLTAQNKPDGRLKSVKLLQKQAEIQEFSPIPPWKTDQLLQRVRQVAQELEVCLTPAALDLLVQAVGNETRQLYQELEKLKLYRGGQGQAVDEAAIAALVTTTTQSSLKLAEAIRMGNISGALEVASDLLGRNESALRIVSTLISQFRTWLWVRLLVDSGETDERAIAHAAEVNNPNRIYFLKQEIRALSLKQLQQALFILLELEVQLKRGADELLILHTKVIELCQVCRRSP; encoded by the coding sequence ATGCCCATTTATTTTTATTGGGGAGAAGACGAGTTTGCGATCGCCCAGGCCGTAAAAAAACTGCACGATCGCACATTGGACCCGGCCTGGGCCAGTTTCAACTATGACAAGATTCTCCCAGACCAGACCGATCCCGTGATCCAGGGACTCAACCAGGCCATGACCCCGCCCTTTGGCAATGGCAGTCGCCTGGTGTGGCTGGTCAACACAACCCTGGGCCAGCAATGCCCAGAGGCTGTGCTGCAAGAACTAGAACGGACCCTGCCCTACCTGCCAGAGACCTCTGTGCTGCTGCTGACCGCCCAGAACAAACCAGATGGCCGTTTGAAATCGGTCAAATTGCTGCAGAAGCAGGCTGAGATCCAGGAATTTTCTCCCATTCCTCCCTGGAAAACGGATCAACTGCTGCAGCGGGTACGACAGGTAGCACAGGAACTGGAGGTCTGCCTCACTCCTGCAGCCCTGGACCTGCTGGTCCAGGCGGTGGGCAATGAGACCCGACAACTCTACCAGGAACTGGAAAAGTTGAAACTCTACCGGGGGGGGCAGGGTCAAGCGGTGGATGAGGCCGCGATCGCAGCCCTGGTGACAACGACCACCCAGAGTAGTTTGAAGCTTGCGGAAGCGATTCGGATGGGGAATATCTCTGGAGCCCTGGAAGTAGCCTCCGATCTACTCGGTCGCAACGAATCGGCACTCCGCATTGTCAGCACCCTGATCAGCCAGTTCCGGACCTGGTTATGGGTGCGACTGCTGGTGGATAGTGGGGAAACCGATGAGCGAGCGATCGCCCATGCCGCAGAAGTGAACAATCCCAACCGGATTTACTTTCTCAAACAAGAAATTCGTGCCCTTAGCCTGAAGCAGCTTCAGCAGGCCCTATTTATCCTTCTGGAGTTAGAGGTACAGCTCAAACGAGGGGCAGATGAACTGTTGATTTTACACACGAAAGTGATAGAACTGTGCCAGGTTTGTCGTCGCAGCCCATAA
- a CDS encoding DUF4168 domain-containing protein — protein MTTFNPFLPQSSTGEPLSPKPRRDYFPVWLRLCTVATLSATSVALGLIPSLPNFSTPLTFSTQALAQTVTDAELKSYARAVLTIEPLRQAAYSEIKKIVGSGDIPTVTCNKKDSLNNLPKSTRSIAIKYCNRSKKIVEESGLTIARFNAITVKVQEDPELEKRVQAELIRLQKPTTTL, from the coding sequence ATGACTACCTTCAACCCTTTTCTCCCGCAGTCTTCGACGGGAGAGCCTCTGTCTCCCAAGCCACGACGAGATTATTTTCCCGTCTGGCTACGCCTGTGTACTGTAGCCACCCTTTCGGCAACCAGTGTGGCTTTGGGGCTAATCCCCAGCCTGCCTAATTTCTCTACCCCTCTGACGTTCAGCACCCAGGCACTGGCCCAGACGGTTACGGATGCCGAGCTCAAAAGCTATGCCCGGGCGGTGCTGACGATCGAGCCCCTGCGTCAGGCTGCTTACAGTGAAATCAAAAAAATTGTCGGCTCTGGGGATATTCCGACCGTCACCTGCAACAAGAAAGATAGCCTGAACAATTTACCCAAGAGCACCCGCTCGATCGCCATCAAGTACTGCAACCGCTCTAAGAAGATTGTGGAAGAGAGTGGTTTGACGATTGCCCGGTTTAATGCCATTACCGTGAAAGTCCAGGAAGATCCCGAACTGGAGAAGCGGGTTCAGGCAGAACTGATTCGATTACAGAAGCCAACCACCACCCTCTGA
- the ureE gene encoding urease accessory protein UreE → MLTLTRRVPPNPSLEVDFLLALSAEERTHSRLRIEAPEGQVVLLALPRGTVLQDGDLLESEAEGETRGSYRVRVAAKPEPVMTVHAATPLDLLRAAYHLGNRHVPLEITPTYLRFSADAVLKALVEQLGLQVQEASLPFYPEMGAYGHGH, encoded by the coding sequence ATGCTGACCTTAACCCGACGCGTTCCTCCCAACCCGTCTCTGGAAGTGGATTTTCTGTTGGCCCTTTCTGCCGAAGAACGGACCCACAGCCGCCTGCGCATTGAAGCCCCAGAAGGCCAGGTTGTTTTGCTGGCTCTGCCCAGAGGTACGGTGTTGCAGGATGGGGACTTGCTCGAGTCAGAAGCCGAGGGAGAGACCAGGGGATCCTACCGGGTGCGGGTGGCTGCCAAGCCAGAGCCGGTGATGACGGTCCATGCCGCAACGCCCCTGGACCTGCTCCGGGCTGCCTATCACCTGGGGAATCGCCATGTTCCCCTGGAAATCACCCCGACCTACCTCCGGTTCTCTGCCGATGCGGTTTTAAAGGCTCTGGTGGAACAGTTGGGCCTGCAGGTTCAGGAGGCGTCACTGCCCTTTTACCCGGAAATGGGAGCTTATGGGCACGGTCACTGA
- a CDS encoding urease accessory protein UreF — MGTVTDPENTNIRLCPIGELALLRLLQLSSSALPVGAYSYSEGLEHLVQIGVITDRFSLNHWLSQELRYGAVRLEAAAMLRAHRAARLGDEAALSYWNAWLSALRETEELREQSSQMGRALARLLQDLDWDVAAPPGQSLATLGAACGEPCNFAIMFGLAAAVWEIGEQAAILGYLQSWVSNLVSAGVRLVPLGQTIGQQILMDTQPVLLEAAAQILSLADDNLESCGWGLAIASMQHETQYSRLFRS, encoded by the coding sequence ATGGGCACGGTCACTGACCCTGAAAACACCAACATTCGCCTTTGTCCGATCGGCGAGCTGGCCCTGTTGCGGCTGCTGCAACTCTCTAGCTCAGCTTTGCCCGTCGGGGCTTACAGCTATTCCGAAGGGTTAGAGCACCTGGTTCAGATCGGGGTGATTACCGATCGGTTCAGCCTGAACCATTGGCTCAGCCAGGAACTGCGTTATGGTGCGGTTCGCCTGGAAGCAGCCGCGATGCTGCGGGCGCATCGGGCGGCAAGATTAGGAGACGAGGCAGCCCTGAGCTACTGGAACGCCTGGCTATCGGCACTCCGTGAAACGGAGGAGTTACGGGAGCAAAGTAGTCAGATGGGACGAGCCCTGGCACGGTTGCTGCAGGATCTGGATTGGGACGTAGCTGCTCCACCCGGCCAGTCCCTCGCCACTTTAGGGGCAGCCTGTGGTGAGCCTTGCAATTTTGCCATTATGTTTGGCCTCGCTGCTGCCGTCTGGGAGATTGGAGAGCAGGCCGCAATTCTGGGTTATCTCCAGAGTTGGGTCAGCAATCTGGTCAGTGCGGGGGTGCGGCTGGTCCCCCTGGGGCAGACGATCGGCCAGCAGATCCTGATGGATACCCAGCCTGTCTTGCTGGAGGCTGCAGCCCAAATCCTATCCCTGGCTGATGACAACCTGGAAAGCTGTGGTTGGGGACTGGCGATCGCCAGCATGCAACATGAGACACAATACTCCCGCTTGTTTCGCAGTTAA
- a CDS encoding GAF domain-containing protein gives MRPQTVEANLVHEQAPAFLESMPGAFVMLDQEFRFIYLNHPAELLLQRSRGILLGKKIREEFPDSASSTFYHELYQAQKLQTSRTFEGYYPPLNTWLAVHISPIQEQLAIYFQEISRYKQVERELHIRNQELQALQEISAITLNTQSLSVAFQEIVEKISQATLFPIVAIELYDADHQMMVFAGSKGVRLPPGVELLEVPVNQTLSGTVASTGQLMVKLYTPGESKVCDSNETLSQLGIKTFICIPMSVNQKVLGVLSLAHPEPVPPSEHFLAWVNSLTGFIAQLIDRRQAEMTLRLQTEREQMIMAIAQRIRQSLHLEEILKTTVAEVRQFLHTDRVIILRFEPDWRATVVTESVAPGWASLLGHQILDTYFLETQGQAYRQGRIQAIADIHTAGFSSCYIDFLDSLNLKAKLVVPILQGEQLWGLLIAHHCSQTRLWQVWEIELLQQLTTQLEIAIQQSELYQRIQRFNEALEHQVEERTAELKQALQFEALLKRIADKVRDSLDEKQILQTAVQELGMGLGVQCCDAGLYSANQTVSTIAYEYTRILSSAQGMTFLVAESAVPEIYPYLFQGQTSQFCITRPYTLRLNPNLFAVLACPIVGDQGVIGDLWLFKHCEEVFTEQEVRLIQQVANHCAIALRQARLYQTAQAQVRELERLNHLKDDFLSTVSHELRTPMSSIKMATQMLEIMLERMGLLNATSGQLVQYFQILNSECKREINLINDLLDLARLDAESEPLLLREIDLFVWISHIAEPFLERTRQQQQQFRIDVAPDLPALITDLQSLERILTELLQNACKYTPAGCEITIAAEAIWKLENLQQQSQESSQPAMFVLHPACFQIIITNSGVEIPALERSRIFDKFYRIPNSDPWKHGGTGLGLALAKKLVERLQGTIEVQSYNHQTSFTIVLPQQSLDPLNLIQ, from the coding sequence GTGAGACCACAAACCGTAGAGGCGAATCTGGTTCACGAACAGGCACCAGCTTTTTTAGAGAGCATGCCCGGTGCTTTTGTGATGCTGGATCAAGAGTTTCGGTTTATCTACCTGAATCATCCCGCAGAATTGTTGCTCCAGAGATCCCGGGGGATACTGCTGGGCAAAAAGATCCGAGAGGAATTTCCCGATTCTGCCAGCTCAACGTTTTATCATGAGTTGTATCAAGCGCAAAAACTCCAGACTAGCCGAACCTTTGAAGGCTATTACCCACCCCTGAATACCTGGCTAGCCGTTCATATCTCTCCCATCCAGGAGCAGCTCGCCATCTATTTCCAGGAAATCAGCCGCTATAAGCAAGTTGAGCGGGAGCTTCATATCCGTAATCAGGAACTCCAGGCTCTCCAAGAAATTTCAGCCATCACCCTGAATACCCAATCCCTCAGTGTTGCGTTCCAAGAGATTGTGGAAAAGATCAGTCAGGCGACTCTTTTTCCCATTGTGGCGATCGAACTCTACGATGCCGATCACCAGATGATGGTCTTTGCGGGGAGTAAGGGAGTCCGTTTACCTCCGGGAGTTGAGCTTCTGGAGGTTCCCGTCAACCAGACCCTTTCCGGCACGGTCGCCAGCACGGGCCAACTGATGGTGAAGCTCTATACACCTGGAGAGTCAAAAGTCTGTGATTCCAATGAGACCCTGAGTCAGCTTGGGATTAAGACCTTCATCTGTATCCCCATGAGCGTTAACCAGAAGGTCTTAGGGGTCTTGAGTTTGGCCCACCCAGAACCCGTCCCCCCCAGCGAACACTTTCTGGCCTGGGTCAACAGTCTTACTGGATTTATTGCCCAACTGATCGATCGCAGACAGGCCGAGATGACCCTGCGTCTCCAGACTGAGCGAGAACAAATGATCATGGCGATCGCCCAGCGCATTCGCCAATCGTTGCACCTGGAAGAAATCCTGAAGACAACGGTGGCTGAGGTCCGGCAGTTTTTACATACCGATCGGGTGATCATTCTCCGCTTTGAACCCGATTGGCGAGCCACAGTGGTTACAGAATCCGTGGCACCGGGATGGGCGTCCCTGCTGGGCCACCAAATTTTAGACACCTACTTTTTGGAAACCCAGGGGCAGGCTTACCGCCAGGGGCGAATTCAAGCCATTGCAGATATTCATACGGCGGGGTTCAGCTCTTGCTACATCGACTTTCTCGACAGTCTTAATTTGAAAGCCAAGCTGGTTGTCCCGATTCTCCAGGGAGAACAATTATGGGGCCTGTTGATTGCACATCACTGTTCCCAGACTCGGCTCTGGCAGGTCTGGGAAATTGAGCTGCTCCAGCAATTGACAACCCAATTAGAAATTGCCATTCAGCAGTCAGAACTTTATCAACGCATTCAGCGGTTTAATGAAGCTCTGGAACATCAGGTGGAGGAACGAACCGCCGAATTAAAACAGGCCCTGCAATTTGAGGCCCTGCTGAAACGGATTGCCGACAAAGTTCGAGACAGCCTGGATGAGAAGCAAATTCTTCAGACTGCCGTCCAGGAATTAGGAATGGGATTGGGTGTTCAGTGCTGTGATGCCGGGCTGTATAGTGCCAATCAAACCGTTTCAACCATTGCTTACGAATACACCAGGATCCTCAGCTCAGCCCAGGGAATGACCTTTCTGGTTGCAGAGAGTGCCGTACCCGAAATCTATCCCTATCTGTTTCAGGGGCAGACCAGCCAGTTCTGCATCACCCGCCCATACACCCTACGCCTTAATCCAAATTTGTTTGCCGTTTTGGCCTGCCCGATTGTGGGTGACCAGGGGGTGATCGGGGATCTGTGGTTGTTCAAACACTGTGAAGAAGTTTTTACAGAACAAGAGGTTCGTCTAATCCAGCAAGTGGCCAATCACTGCGCGATCGCCCTGCGCCAGGCCCGGCTATACCAGACTGCCCAGGCTCAGGTGAGAGAACTGGAACGTCTCAATCACCTCAAGGATGACTTTCTCAGTACGGTTTCCCATGAATTGCGGACTCCCATGTCCAGCATTAAGATGGCGACCCAGATGCTGGAAATTATGCTGGAAAGGATGGGATTACTCAACGCCACGAGTGGGCAACTGGTCCAGTACTTTCAGATTTTAAATAGCGAATGTAAACGGGAGATCAACCTCATCAATGACCTCCTGGATCTGGCTCGCCTGGATGCGGAATCCGAACCCCTACTCCTGAGGGAAATTGATTTATTCGTCTGGATTTCCCATATTGCCGAACCCTTTCTAGAACGAACCCGCCAACAACAGCAGCAGTTCCGGATTGATGTGGCCCCTGATTTGCCCGCTCTGATTACCGATCTACAAAGTCTGGAACGGATTCTGACTGAATTACTCCAGAATGCCTGCAAATATACACCCGCTGGATGTGAGATTACGATCGCGGCGGAGGCTATCTGGAAGTTAGAAAACCTACAGCAGCAGTCCCAGGAGTCTTCTCAGCCTGCCATGTTTGTGCTTCATCCCGCCTGTTTTCAGATCATCATCACGAATTCTGGAGTTGAGATCCCGGCTCTGGAACGCAGTCGGATTTTCGATAAGTTCTACCGCATTCCCAATAGCGATCCCTGGAAACACGGGGGGACGGGTCTGGGGCTAGCCCTGGCGAAAAAATTAGTGGAGCGGTTGCAGGGCACGATCGAGGTTCAGAGCTATAATCACCAAACCAGCTTTACGATCGTATTACCACAGCAATCTCTAGACCCTTTGAACCTGATTCAATAA